GCGGCGCTGGCCATGTTCGGCGCGGCACAAGGCCTGAGCTCGCCGCTGTTCACGCTGCTGATGCAGAAGCAGGGCATGTCGCCGGCACTGATCGGTCTTTCCGCCGCGATGATGCCGCTCGGCCTGGTTCTTTCGGCGTCATTGGTGCCGGCCGCGGTCCGGCTCGTCGGCGCCCGCACGCTGGCCGTCAGCTGCTCGCTGATCGGCGCGCTCTGTTTCTTCGCCATCGGCTATCTGCAGGACTGGGTCGCGTGGTTCGTCATCCGCTTCATTGTCGGCGTCATCATCAATCCGCTCTATATCCTTGGCGAGGTCTGGGCGTTGTCACTGGCGCCGCCCTCGCGGCGCGGCAGGGTCATGGGCATCTTCAATTCCGTGCTGGGGGTCGGATACGCGACAGGGCCGCTGGTCTTGACCGCGGTCGGGACGTCGGGATGGGTTCCCTTCATCGTCGGGATCGCCGGGTTCGTGCTCTGCGCGGTGATCCTGCGCGCTGTCTCGGCGAGCCTTGCCGGCTTCGAGGACGATGGCCAGCCCTCCGGCGGCATTGTCGGCTTCGCCAGGCTGGCGCCGGCGCTGCTGTTCGCGGTGCTGGTTTCAGCCGCAGTCCAGCAGAGCACCTATGCGCTGATCCCGGTCTTCGGCTCCGGCTATGGTCTGCCTGAAGCGGTACTCGCCGCGCTGGTCATGGTGCTGTCGCTGGGCAACATCTTCCTGCAGATCCCGCTCGGCCTGCTGGCGGAGCGTTTTGGCGGCCGGGCGATGATCATCGCCTGCGCGGTCGCGACAGCCGTCTGCGCAGTCCTGCTGCCCTTGCTGATCACGACGCCGTTGATATGGGTCGTGCTGCTGGTCATGGGCGCGGTCGGCTACGGCGTCTACACGATGGCGCTGGTCGAGCTGGGCAGCCGGTTCAAGGGATCGGCACTTGTCTCCGGCAATGCGGCGTTCGCCCTGATGTGGGGCGCCGGCGGCATTGTCGGACCGCCAACCGCCGGCGCGCTCATGCAGGCGATCGGCCCGCTCGGCCTGCCCGCGGTGATCGTCGGGCTCGATGTGCTCCTGGTGGTCTTCGCGCTTTACCGGTCTTCGGTGCGACGCAAGTCCTGAGCCCGTGGCGCAAGCGGATTTCGCCGCGCGGCCCTTTCGTTCTCTAAATCCTAGAGATAGCTGGATGATTCGCCGAGGGAGAGCGGCAATTCACAGTGGATGACGAGATGGTAGCGGCCGGTTCGAGCGACAGCGAGGCGGGAATGCAATGGGCCGCGATCACCGGCGTGATCGCGACGGTGTCGGTGTTCGCCATCGCACAGGGGCTCTCCTATCCGCTGTTGAGCTTCATCCTGCAGCGCCAGGGCGAATCGCCCGCCATGATCGGACTGTCGGCGGCGATGACGCCGATCGGCTTCATCGTCTCGTCGCCGCTGATCCCGGCATTGGCGCGGCGGTTCGGGGCAGGGCGAACGGCGCTCACCTGTGCGGTGCTTTCGGCAATCGTGCTGGCGCTGATCGGCTGGACGCAGAATGTCTATCTGTGGTTTCCCCTGCGCTTCCTGATCGGGATGGTGACCAATCCGCTCTACGTGCTCAGCGAAATATGGGTGATCGCGCTGGCGCCGCCGGCGCGGCGCGGTCGCCTGATGGGCGTCTATTCGACGATCATTTCAGCCGGTTTCGCGGCAGGACCGCTTTGCCTGCTCGCCGTCGGCACCGAGGGCTGGCCGCCATTTCTTGTCGGCATTTCCGCCTTCGTGCTCTGCGGCATCTGCCTGGTCTCGGTGCTGCCGCGCTTGCCCAAGGTGGGCGAGGCAGGACACCGGGTTTCCGTCCTGGGGTTCGTTCCGCTGGCCTGGCTTTTATTGTTTTCGGTCGTGGTTGCCGCCGGTTTCGAACAAGGGGTGCTGGCACTGTTGCCGGTCTATGGCACGCATTACGGCATCACCGAGACCCGTATGTCGGCACTGCTTTCGGTGATGATTGCCGGCAATATCGCCATGCAGGTGCCGCTCGGTTTGTTGGCGGAAAGGCTGACGGCGCGGCTTGTACGGCTGATCTGCATAGCAATTACGGTGCTCGGATGCGCTCTCCTGCCGGTTCTGATCGAAACACCGCTGATCTGGCCGATGGTCTTTGTCTGGGGAGCGGTATCCTACGGCATCTACACGATGTCGATCATCGAGCTCGGCGACCGTTTCACCGGTTCGACATTGATCGCAGGCAACGCCGCCTTCGCGCTGATGTGGGGCGTCGGCGGCATTTCTGTGCCGCCACTGACGGGAAGCACGATGGATGTGCTGGGCGCCGGTGGCCTGCCGCTCACGCTTGGCCTGCTGTGCCTGGCGCTGGCGGTTGCGAGTGTGGTTGGTCGCAGGAAAGCCTGATTCCTCGGCCGAGGTGCCGCGGCTATTGAATATCGGACCGGGCATGTCGATGTTGCATGCCGAAGCCTTGCCTATCGGAGATTCCATGACCAAGCCCATCGCCAAGCCAGAATCCAGCATTGAAGACCCGTTCCTCTGGCTGGAGGACAGGACAGCCACGCCGTCGCTCGACTGGGTGCATCGCCAGAACGAGGTCACGGTCGGTCAGTTGCAGGGCGATCCGTCCTATCAGGCGTCGTTCGAGACGGCGCTGGACCTGATGACGGCCGAAGACAACATCGCCGTCGGAGCCGCGCTCAAGGGCCATGTCTATAATTTCTGGCAGGACAAGACCAATGCGCTTGGCCTGTGGCGCCGCACGACGGTTGCTTCCTACAAGACCGAAAAGCCCGATTGGGAAACGATCATCGACTTCGACCAGCTTGCGTCGAAGGAGGGGATAAAGTGGGTGTTCAGCGGTGCCAGCCGGCTCTATCCGGACTTCAACCGGTGCCTGCTGTCGATGTCGCCGGACGGCGGCGATGCCAGCGAGATGCGCGAATTCGACATCGAGACAAAGGCGTTTGTCGAGAATGGGTTTCGCGCTCCTGCCTCGAAGTCGGGTTTTGGCTGGCTGGACGAGGACACGGTCATCGTCTCGGCGGCCTTCGAGGAGGATGACAAGACGCAGTCCGGTTATCCGCGCGTCATCAAGCTGTGGAAGCGTGGCACGAAGCTGGAAGACGCCACGTCGATCTTCGAGGCACAGAAAGAGGATCTTGCCGTCGGTGCCGGGGTCGAGTTCGATGGCGACAGGCGCCATGTGTTCCTGGCGCGAACGCTCGATTTCTTCGCGTCGCACAGTTTCCTGCATCTCCCGTCAGGCGAAAACAGGCGCATTCCACTGCCCGACGACGTCACCGACACGGCGCTGTTCAAGGACCAGCTGGTGTTTGGGGTGCGCACTCCATGGACGGCGCCGGATGGCACGGCGTGCCAGCCCGACGGGCTTTATTCGCTCGATTTCGTGAATTGGATCGAAACCGGTGAGCTAGGCGCCATCGAAACCCTGTTCGCGCCGGCATATCGCGTCTCGATCGCCGGCCTTGCGCGAACCCAGGACCGGCTGTTCATCAACATGATGGACAATGTGCGCGGCAAGGTCATCGTCTGCGAGCGCAAGGACGACGCCTGGTCGCTGCGGCCGGTCGCGTTGCCCGAAAACGGCAATGTCGGCATCAGCCATGCCGAACATTTCGGCTCCAGCGTTTCGTTCTCGTTCACCGATTTCCTGACGCCAAGCTCGATCATCTGGTCGGATGACAATGGCGAGACGCTGGCCACCGTAAAGTCGCAGCCGGCGCGTTTCGATGCCTCGCCGCTGATCTCCGAGCAGTTCGAGGCGCGCTCGAAGGACGGCACGATGATCCCGTACTTCGTCGTCCGGCGGCGCGACCAGAAAGGCCCGGTGCCGACGCTGCTCTATGGTTATGGCGGCTTCGAAGTGCCGCTGCTGCCCGGCTATGCCGGTGTGCGCGGCAGGCTGTGGCTGGAGAAGGGCAATGCCTATGTGCAGGCCTGCATTCGCGGCGGCGGCGAGTTCGGCCCGGCCTGGCATCAGGCCGCGCTCAAGGGCAAGCGCCAGAACGCGTTCGACGATTTCGCGGCGGTCGCGCAGGATGTCGTGAAACGCGGCATTGCCACGGCGGCTTCGCTTGGCATCCAGGGTGGTTCGAATGGCGGTCTGCTGACCGGTGCTTCGCTGACGCAGCATCCCGAGCTTTTCGGCGCTGTTATCATCGAGGTGCCGCTGCTCGACATGCTGCGCTACACCGAATTGCCGCCAGGGGCCTCCTGGATGGCTGAGTATGGCGATCCTTCAAAACCGGAAGACGCGAAGTGGCTTTCCGCCTATTCGCCCTACCAGCATGTCAATGCCGATGCCGACTATCCGCCGGTTCTGCTGACGACATCGACCGCTGATGACCGGGTGCATCCCGGTCATGCGCGCAAGATGGCCGCCCGCCTGCAGGAAGCCGGGCATGACAAGACGCTGTTCTTCGAGGAGACCGAGGGCGGACATGGCGGACGCGGCGACCGCCGACCGCAGGCGGCGCAGACCGCGATGAAGTATGTATTCCTGCAGAGGGCGCTGACCGCAAAAACTTGAGCTCGTGACGCAGACGATTCGAGCAAAGGATGTTCACCTCGAGCGTCCTTTGCTCTAAGGTGGTCCTCATGGCTCCTGTCGTGGTATTGGCCAGCCTCATTGGGGCTCGGACGTTTAGGGTCGCGGTGACACCGTCACCGCGGACGCTGCGCGCCGAGCTTCTGCGGCTGTGCGCCCGCATCGGCTATTCGCCTCCCGCCTGCCTCTGACGAATCCGCCCCGGCTCAGCCGGATTGATTCCAAGAGGAAAGATTTCCATGACCTATCAGAACTATTCGCTGAAGCAGCTTCAGCAGATCGACGCCGCGCACCATCTCCACCCGTTCACCGACCACAAGGAACTGCGTGAAGCCGGCTCGCGCATCATCACCCACGCCAACGGCCCGTTCATCTACGATTCCGAAGGGGCTGAAATCCTCGACGGCATGGCCGGCCTGTGGTGCGTCAACATCGGCTATGGCCGCGACGAACTGGCCGACGCCGCCTACGCGCAGATGAAGGAGCTGCCCTACTACAACTCCTTCTTCAAATGCTCGACCCCGACACCGGTACTGTTGTCCAAGAAACTGGCCGAGATCGCGCCGAAGAACATCAACCAGGTGTTTTATGGTTCCTCCGGCTCAGAGGCGAACGACACGGCGCTGCGTCTGGTCCGCCACTACTGGGCACTGGAAGGCAAGGCGGAAAAGAACCGCATCATCTCGCGCAAGATGGGCTATCACGGCTCGACGGTTGCTGGCACTTCCCTCGGCGGCATGGATTCCATGCACAAGCAGCTCGGCGGCGAGGTCCCCAACATCGTCCATGTGATGATGCCCTACGCCTATGAGCTGGCTCTACCGGGCGAGAGCGATCATGATTTCGGCCTGCGCGCGGCAAAGGCCGTCGAGGATGCTATCCTGGAAGCCGGCGCCGACAAGGTTGCCGCCTTCATCGGCGAGCCGGTGATGGGGGCAGGCGGGGTGAAGATACCGCCGTTGAGCTACTGGCCGGAAGTGCAGCGCATCTGCCGCAAATATGATGTCCTGCTGATGCTGGACGAAGTCATCACCGGTTACGGCCGCACCGGCGAATGGTTCGCGGCGCAGACCTTCGGCGTCGAGGCGGACACCATCACCACGGCCAAGGCGCTGACCTCCGGCTACCAGCCGCTGTCGGCGCTGCTGGTCGGTGACCGCATCGCTCGGACGCTGGTCGAGAAGGGCGGCGAGTTCAACCACGGCTACACCTATTCCGGACACCCGGTGGCCTGTGCCGTGGCGCTGAAGAACCTCGAGATCATCGAGCGGGAAGGGCTGGTCGACCGCGTCCGGGACGACACCGGTCCGTATTTCGCCCATGCATTGCAGGAGCGTATCGCCGGGCATGACTTGGTCGGCGAGGTCCGTTCGATCGGTCTGATGGGGGCGATCGAGATCGTCAAGGACAAGGCGACGAAAGAGCGTTTCCTGCCGTCGGGCAGCGCGGCGGTCGTCGTGCGTGATCATGCGATCGCGCAGGGCATGATGCTGCGCGCCACCGGCGACACGATGATCCTGTCGCCGCCGCTGATCTGGACCCGCGACACGATCGACATGGCCTGCGATCGCATCTCCAAGGCGCTCGACCTGGCGCAGGCGGATCTGCGCAAGCGCTAGACAGTGAACCTCGACCGGGCGTTCTCCGTCAGGACGCCCGGTCTTGAGTCCCATACTGTCGCAACTGGGAACGATGCTGTCTTCCGCGCGTAGTGTGATACGCAGTGGCCATATCGGCTGCGACAAGGGGTTCGTTTCCATGAGAAAGACCGGCAAGAGCCGACGCGTGCAAGAAGCAGCCAGCATCGGCGGTGACCTGATGCTGGCGCCGCTGGTGGCGATGATGCGCCTGCCGATGATGGCCATGGATGCAGGCAGTAGCCGGCCGTGGGGCACGGAGACCGCCCGCGCGGTGAACGAGAAGACCGTCGCGATGGCCGAAGGCGCATTCGCGGCGCAGATGTCGCTGCTTCATTCGGCATCGCGCTTCTGGCCGGAAGTGTTTTCCGGACGCACGCCGTCGCTGTTCAACGGTATTGCGGCGGAGCGATCCTTCAACGCCGCGCTGAAGCCGGCAAGCGTTGCCGTGAAAGCGAATTTTCGCCGGCTGTCGACAAAGACCTGAAAACCAAGGTCGATAGAATAAAAACCGATTCCAGTTTTTCGTGGTCATGCGCTAGAACCCCGCCAAGGCACATTCGCCGCTGGGGGACATCATGGCCGGACAACCGCTCAACGAGCCCGCCGAAATTCCGGCCGAGCTTGACCGCTGAAACTGGGGCGCTTTCTTCCTCAACTGGATCTGGGGTGTCGGCAACAGCACCTTCATCGCGCTGCTCGCGTTGATACCCGTCGTCAACATCATCATGATCATCGTGCTGGGCTCACGCGGGAGCCGCTGGGCCTGGCGGAACCGTGCGTGGCGCGATGCCGAGCAGTTCCGCAAGACGCAACGCAATTGGGCAATTGCCGGACTGGTCGTCTGGGTGGTCGGGATCGGGGGCTGCGCGGCCACGGTCGGCAGCGTTCCCTACATCCTGAAAGGCAGCGACGCCTATCACATGACCATGGACGCCGTCCGGGCCGACGATCGGGTCAAGGCCGCCATAGGTGATGATCTGGCAGATAATTTCTGGGTCGGCGGCCATATCAACGTCAACGTGAACGGCTCCGGTGACGCTCAGTTCAGCATTCCGATCCATGGCAGCAAAGGCAAAGGCACCGTATTCTCAAACGCCGTCCGCACCGCTGGCAAATGGAGCACGCGCCTGCTTGTTGTCAGGGTGGACGGCGTCGATGCCCCGATCGTCCTGATCAACGAAGATCATGTGCCGGTTCCGAATGCGGCAATCGGGATATAGGCCAGGCGCGGCAGTATAGGTGGCGGAAATGCAAAAACCGCGCTCCAGCGGGAACGCGGCTTTGCCAGATACGCATGGCGCTTCGCTACTCGAACACTTGGCGAAACTTACGGGCTCCGGTACGCGAGACCTGATCCGGAGCGCCGGGCGGATGCGATATGTCCGCCTCGCCATCCGTTTTATAGGGACATCGTTACCGGGGGGTTATCGAGAGCTTAAGCAAATCTAAATTTGCGGTCTTTCTGCCGGAAGGACCCGGAAAAAGTCCGTCAAATCCGTTGGTTACGCTGGGTTCCCGCGCAGAAAATTAATTATCCCGGAGAAATCGGCGCCGCCATGTCCCTGGGCGTTGAACAGGGCATAGAGCTGCGCCGCCTCGGCCCCAAGTGGCGTCACCGCGCCCGCGCCTTGCGCCGCTTCCTGCGCCAGCTTCAAATCCTTCAGCATCAAGGCCGCTGCAAAGCCCGGTCTGTAGTCCTTGTTGGCGGGCGAGGTCGGCACCGGGCCGGGCACCGGGCAATAGGTGGTCAGCGACCAGCATTGGCCCGACGAGGTCGAAGCGACATCGAACAGCGCCTGATGCGAGAGGCCGAGCTTTTCCGCCAGCACGAAGGCTTCGGCGACGCCGATCATCGAAATGCCGAGGATCATGTTGTTGCAGATTTTCGCAGCCTGGCCGGCGCCGTCGTCGCCGCAATGCACGATGCGGCCGGCCATCGGCTTGAGGATCGGCTCGGCCCTGGCGAAAGCATCCTTCGAGCCGCCGGCCATGAAGGTCAGCGTGCCGGCGGTCGCGCCGCCGGTGCCGCCCGAAACCGGCGCGTCGATCGACAGCAACCCATGCTTGCTGGCGACGGCGTGCGCCTTGCGCGCCGATTCGACGTCGATTGTCGACGAGTCGATGAACAGCGCGCCTTTTTTCGCCTTGGGCGCGATATCCTCATAGACAGAGAGCACGTGCTTGCCGGCCGGCAGCATGGTGATGACGACATCGGCGTCCTTCACGGCTGCAAGTGCGTTGGCCATGACGACGACGCCTTGGTCGCGCGCGACCGCCAGATTCTCAGGCATAAGGTCGAAGCCGTGCACCGTATGGCCCGCCTTGACGAGGTTGGCGGCCATTGGATTGCCCATATTGCCGAGGCCGATGAAGGCGATCGTCGTCATTGTCTCTCTCCCGGAATTTCTGGCTTCAGCGGCCGATCAGGGCGCGTGCGATGATGACGCGCATGATCTCGTTGGTGCCTTCGAGAATCTGGTGGACGCGCAAATCCCGGACCAGTTTCTCGATGCCGTAGTCGTGCAGGTAGCCATAACCGCCGAGCAGTTGCAGCGCGTCATTGGCGACGTTGAAGCCGGTGTCGGTGACAAAGCGCTTGGCCATGGCCGACCATTTGCCGGCATCCGGCGCCTTGCGGTCAAGTTTTGAGGCGGCAGCATAGAGGAAGATGCGCGCCGCCTGCAGCTCTGTCTCCATGTCGGCGAGCCTGAACTGCAGCGCCTGGAACTGGTTGATCTTCGAGCCGAAAGCCTTGCGCTCGGCCGTGTAGGACAGCGCCTTGTCGAGCGCCGATTGCGCGCCGCCCAGCGAACAGGCAGCGATGTTCAGCCGGCCGCCGTCCAGCCCCGCCATGGCGATGCCGAAGCCGGCGCCCTCGGTCGAGAGCAGGTTTTCAGCGGGCACCTTGCAGTCCTCGAAGATGACCTGGCGGGTCGACTGCATGTGCCAGCCCATCTTGTGTTCATTGGCGCCGAAGGAAAGGCCGGGCGCGTCCTTCGGCACGACGATGGTGGAAATGCCCTTCGGTCCGTCGGCGCCGGTGCGCACCATGACGGCGTAGACATCGCTGTCGCCGGCGCCGGAGATGAACTGCTTGGTGCCGTTCAGCACATAGTCGCCGCCGCTCTTCACAGCGCGCGTCTTCAATGCGGCGGCGTCGGAGCCCGAACCCGGCTCGGTCAGGCAATAGCTGGCCAGCCATTCCATCGAGGTCAGTTTCGGCAGGAAGCGTCGGCGCTGCTCGTCATTGCCAAAACGATCGATCATCGACGCCACCATGTTGTGGATCGAGATGAAGGACGAAAAGGCCGGGTCGGCGCGGGAAAGCGCCTCGAAGATCAACACGGCGTCCAGCCGGCCGAGCGCCGAGCCGCCGACATCGTCGCGGACATAGATGCCGCCGAGGCCGAGCGGCCCGGTTTCGCGGATTACATCGGCAGGAAAGTGTTTCCTGCGATCCCAGTCGAGCGCATTCGGCGCGACACGGTCGGCGGCGAACGCTTCGGCCATTTCCTGTATGGCGCGCTGCTCCTCATTGAGTTCGAACTGGCTGGTGCTCGCATCGACCGCGGCGTCCATGGCGTGCTCCCTGATGTCTGAGGCCAGCCAGTCTGCTGGCCCGTCGTTTTTGGCTTTGCGCGGGCACCAATCTAGACCAATGATGCCGCCGCGCAACCCGACCTTCCGCGGAGCGGCTGTGCGCGGATGGATGCCCGGAAGAGACCATGACGACAAATTTCAACGAACTGCTCGAGACGTTCCACGACTATCTCGCTGGTGTCGACAGCGCGTTGGTGCGCGATGCCGTGGCGCGAATCGCCTGGGATATGCCGGCTCGCGCGCTTGAGCCGCATCCGCTTGCCTGCGTCAGCCATCTCGATCGCGTTGTCGACCTGGCGCCGGAGGATGCGAAGCCGCTGGTGCGATTTGTAGCGGACCACCGTGGCGATCTCCGCTGGGGCCAGACCTACAGCGAAGCGGATTTCGGCAAGGCGTTCATCGACAATTATGGCTGGCTGGAAGTGATGGGCATGCGCGGTCACTTTGCCAATGCCGAAGTCGCCGCCGGTCTGCTCATCCTTGGACCTGACATCGTCTATCCCGACCATCATCACGTCGCCGAGGAAATCTACATTCCACTGACCGGCGGCACCGAGTGGCGCATGGGCGAGGGCGATTTCCGCGTTCGCGAGGCCGGAGAGGTCGTCCACCACGCCTCGAACGTCAACCACGCCATGCGCACCGGACGGGAGCCGCTGCTGGCTGTCTATATCTGGCGCGGTGGGCCGCTTGCCGCGAAATCGACGATCACCGGAACCGTCGCGCAGGGCAGGGCATAATGGCCAGGGCCATCATGCTACAGGGCACCGGTTCCGATGTCGGCAAGACGGTGCTGGTCGCGGGCCTGTGTCGCGCCGCGAAAAAGCGCGGGCTCAAGGTACGGCCGTTCAAGCCGCAGAACATGTCGAACAACGCCGCAGTCGCCGACATCCCCGGCGACAACAACCATGGCGGCGGCGAGATCGGCCGCGCGCAATGGCTGCAGGCGATCGCCTGCGGCGTGGCGCCGACCGTCCACATGAACCCGGTGCTGCTCAAGCCGCAAACGGATGTCGGCGCGCAGGTCATCGTACAGGGCAAGGTGTTTGGCGAGGCGCGTGCGCGCGACTATCAGGCGCTGAAGGGGCGGCTGATGGATGCCGTGCTGGATTCTTGGGCGAAGGTCGGCGAGGGTGCCGACCTCGTCATCGTCGAGGGCGCCGGCTCGCCAGCCGAGATCAACCTGCGCAGCCACGACATCGCCAATATGGGCTTTGCGACGCGGGCCAATGTGCCGGTGGTGCTGGTCGGCGACATAGATCGCGGCGGCGTCATCGCCTCGGTCGCCGGCACGTATCTGATCCTCCCGGAGGAGGACCGGCGTATGATCGTGGGCTATCTCATCAACAAGTTCCGGGGCGACGTCTCGCTGTTCGATGACGGCATCAAAGCGATCGAGCGTTTCACCGCCTGGCGCTGTTTTGGCGTCGTGCCTTGGCTGAAGGCGGCGGCACGGCTGCCTTCGGAGGATTCCGTGGTGCTCGAACGGTTGGCGTCCGGCGAGAAGCGAGCACTTAAGGTGGCGGTGCCGATGCTCGGCCGCATCGCCAATTTCGACGATCTCGACCCGCTCAAGGCCGAGCCGCAAGTCGAGGTGGTGTTCGTGCCGCCCGGGAAGCCGCTGCCGGGAGATGCCGGACTGGTGGTCATTCCCGGCTCCAAGTCGACGATCGGCGACCTCATAAAGTTTCGAGAGAACGGCTGGGATCGAGACTTGCTGGCACACCGCAAGCGCGGCGGCCATGTCGTCGGTATCTGCGGCGGCTTCCAGATGCTGGGCCGGATCGTGCGCGATCCGCAGGGCATCGAGGGCAGCGTTACCGAAGCCGAGGGGCTCGGCCTGCTCGACATCGAAACGGTGATGGAGCCGGAGAAGACCGTGCGCAACGTCACAGCGCGCTCAGTGCCATTCGACCTGCCGCTGGAAGGCTACGAGATCCACCTCGGCCGCACCACCGGCCCGGACACGCTTCGGCCTTCCGCTGTCATCAACGGCGCCGATGACGGCGCGACCTCCGCCGATGGCAAGGTGCTGGGCACCTATATGCACGGCCTGTTTTCCGCCGACGCCTTTCGCGGCAAATTCCTCGAAAGCCTGGGCGTCAAAGGCGGTGGCCTCGACTACCGCGCCGAGGTCGAACGGGCGCTGGACGACGTCGCCGCCGAGCTGGAGGTTCATCTCGACTGCGACGCGATATTTGGCCTGGCCAGGTAGCGTCGGTATAGAAGTTTTGACGGCTGGATACTTGCGTCGACGAACTACATACGTTTGCGCTTAGCAAGATCGCCCACCGCTTCGTCATCCCAGGGTCTCCGCGACGGAGCTTCGCTCCTGCTTCGCCCAGGGATGACGAAGTTGGGGATGCTTCAGCCAATCCTAGCCCCTTGTGCCGTGCGGTCGGTTCAGGCGTTCTCACTCGCCTTCGGCCAATAAGTGCCGAAGGACCAGACATTGCCTTCAGGGTCGCGGCAGATGAACTCGCGGCTGCCATAGTCGCGGTCGACCAGTTCCTGGATGATCACGGCGCCGGCTTTCTTGGCGCGGGCATAGGCGGCGTCGGCGTCCTCGACGGCAATGTAGATCGACTTGCCGCCGCCTGTGCCGGGCTCGCCGACCATCTTGCCGTAGTCGTCGTCGCGCATCGTGCCCAGCATGATCATCGATGAGCCGAGGACCAGTTCGGCGTGATGAACGACGTTGCCTTCGCCATAATTGGCGCGCACGCTGAAACCAAAGGCTTCGCCGAGCCAGTCGATCATTTTTGCCGCGTTCCGGTAGCGCAGCGCAGGGTAGAGCCGGGGCGGTTCGGTGGTTGTGGGCATGACTGCCTCCTTCATCTGGTTGGTCGATGACCCACTCTGAGCGACGGCCGTTCCGGCGTCTTGAAGAAATGTTACCTGGCGATCTATGCCCGGACCGTGAGCGCGGTTGGCGTCTCGCCAGCGAGGTCGCGGAATTCGCGCACCAGATGCGCCTGGTCGGCATAGCCGCAATCGGCGGCGATATCCGCCCAGTCACTTGACTGCTGCCTCGACAGGCCAAGCGCACGGTTGAAGCGGACGATGCGTGACAGCGTCTTGGGGCCGACACCGATCGCATCGGAAAAGCTGACGGCGAGATGTTTGCGGCTCCAGCCCAGATTGTCGGCAATCGATGAAATGCGCGTGCGGCCACCAGACGCGATGATGCTGTCATAGGCCCAGGCAATTTCGGCCGGCATTTCCTTGGCTTTGGCTAGCCGACTGGTGACGAAGGCTTCGGCCAGATCGAAACGCGCCGTCCAGTCCGGCGTATTGCCAAGCCTTTCGCGCAGCGCCATCCCCTCAGTGCCGAGTACGTCATCCAGCACAACCATGCTGTCGGTCAGTTCGCTCATTGGCCGGCTGAAGAAACGGCGTGCGCCTAGCGGCGTGAAATTGACCTGGACGCAGCAGGCGCCGCCGAAGGATTCGATCACAACCGGTCCGGCATAGAGGCCGGCGGCAAAACTGGCAAAGCGATCATTGTCACCGGGGTTCTTGCCGAGCCCGATGGCGAAGGGCTCCGCAAAGCTGATCACCAGCGGCACCGTCAGCGATGCGTATTCGGTGTTGCGGAAATGGCCGGGCGCCGTTTCGCGATAGAAGCAGATGTCGGTAACAACGCCCGCAAGCCTCGAGTCAGGAACCCGCCGCAGCATCTCGAAGCGACCGGCGATGGACCGGTCCTGTTCCTTCTGGCGTTGCATCTCGCTTGGCATGATCTGGAATCTAGCAGACCATCGACCAGAATCAAAAGCGCCCGGCTTTTGGCCGGGCGCTCCGAGTTGCCTGAGATTGGAGTGCTCGGCGGTGAAGCCGGCACAATGCAATAGATGAAACTGATCCCCATCAGCTCATGTCAGACCGCCGACTGACATGATTCGTACGCTCACATTCTATCAGGGGCGCATTCACATACCAGCAATCAGAGCGCGCAATGGGTTGGTCGGATCGGCCAGCAGCTTGACCGCCAATGCCAGGCAGACGATTACCAGCAGCGGCTTGATCAGTTTCGCGCCAATGCGCATGGCAAGGCTC
The nucleotide sequence above comes from Mesorhizobium shangrilense. Encoded proteins:
- the mmsB gene encoding 3-hydroxyisobutyrate dehydrogenase gives rise to the protein MTTIAFIGLGNMGNPMAANLVKAGHTVHGFDLMPENLAVARDQGVVVMANALAAVKDADVVITMLPAGKHVLSVYEDIAPKAKKGALFIDSSTIDVESARKAHAVASKHGLLSIDAPVSGGTGGATAGTLTFMAGGSKDAFARAEPILKPMAGRIVHCGDDGAGQAAKICNNMILGISMIGVAEAFVLAEKLGLSHQALFDVASTSSGQCWSLTTYCPVPGPVPTSPANKDYRPGFAAALMLKDLKLAQEAAQGAGAVTPLGAEAAQLYALFNAQGHGGADFSGIINFLRGNPA
- a CDS encoding cobyric acid synthase produces the protein MARAIMLQGTGSDVGKTVLVAGLCRAAKKRGLKVRPFKPQNMSNNAAVADIPGDNNHGGGEIGRAQWLQAIACGVAPTVHMNPVLLKPQTDVGAQVIVQGKVFGEARARDYQALKGRLMDAVLDSWAKVGEGADLVIVEGAGSPAEINLRSHDIANMGFATRANVPVVLVGDIDRGGVIASVAGTYLILPEEDRRMIVGYLINKFRGDVSLFDDGIKAIERFTAWRCFGVVPWLKAAARLPSEDSVVLERLASGEKRALKVAVPMLGRIANFDDLDPLKAEPQVEVVFVPPGKPLPGDAGLVVIPGSKSTIGDLIKFRENGWDRDLLAHRKRGGHVVGICGGFQMLGRIVRDPQGIEGSVTEAEGLGLLDIETVMEPEKTVRNVTARSVPFDLPLEGYEIHLGRTTGPDTLRPSAVINGADDGATSADGKVLGTYMHGLFSADAFRGKFLESLGVKGGGLDYRAEVERALDDVAAELEVHLDCDAIFGLAR
- a CDS encoding isobutyryl-CoA dehydrogenase encodes the protein MDAAVDASTSQFELNEEQRAIQEMAEAFAADRVAPNALDWDRRKHFPADVIRETGPLGLGGIYVRDDVGGSALGRLDAVLIFEALSRADPAFSSFISIHNMVASMIDRFGNDEQRRRFLPKLTSMEWLASYCLTEPGSGSDAAALKTRAVKSGGDYVLNGTKQFISGAGDSDVYAVMVRTGADGPKGISTIVVPKDAPGLSFGANEHKMGWHMQSTRQVIFEDCKVPAENLLSTEGAGFGIAMAGLDGGRLNIAACSLGGAQSALDKALSYTAERKAFGSKINQFQALQFRLADMETELQAARIFLYAAASKLDRKAPDAGKWSAMAKRFVTDTGFNVANDALQLLGGYGYLHDYGIEKLVRDLRVHQILEGTNEIMRVIIARALIGR
- a CDS encoding VOC family protein; its protein translation is MPTTTEPPRLYPALRYRNAAKMIDWLGEAFGFSVRANYGEGNVVHHAELVLGSSMIMLGTMRDDDYGKMVGEPGTGGGKSIYIAVEDADAAYARAKKAGAVIIQELVDRDYGSREFICRDPEGNVWSFGTYWPKASENA
- a CDS encoding dimethylsulfonioproprionate lyase family protein; translation: MTTNFNELLETFHDYLAGVDSALVRDAVARIAWDMPARALEPHPLACVSHLDRVVDLAPEDAKPLVRFVADHRGDLRWGQTYSEADFGKAFIDNYGWLEVMGMRGHFANAEVAAGLLILGPDIVYPDHHHVAEEIYIPLTGGTEWRMGEGDFRVREAGEVVHHASNVNHAMRTGREPLLAVYIWRGGPLAAKSTITGTVAQGRA
- a CDS encoding cytochrome c oxidase assembly factor Coa1 family protein, with the translated sequence MIIVLGSRGSRWAWRNRAWRDAEQFRKTQRNWAIAGLVVWVVGIGGCAATVGSVPYILKGSDAYHMTMDAVRADDRVKAAIGDDLADNFWVGGHINVNVNGSGDAQFSIPIHGSKGKGTVFSNAVRTAGKWSTRLLVVRVDGVDAPIVLINEDHVPVPNAAIGI